The Sulfitobacter sp. SK011 genome has a window encoding:
- a CDS encoding pyridoxal-phosphate dependent enzyme, with translation MTASPAVLEQAALSVAAHRRIKRWLPPTPCIASRMSFDDDTGLVFKAENFQQTGSFKFRGALSKLTSLSTEVPAITASSGNHGLALATAAQMTGHDLTVVLPETVAREKLSRIKALGVETILHSNDSGLAEQHAQALAKEQGKIYVSPYNDPQVIAGQGTIALELLEQLPRLDVVYVSIGGGGLISGIGSVLKAFSPGTRVVGVSAINSAALAASIRAGHMVEVTHSDTLADGCAGGVDQGSITLPLGIKVIDTLIDCSEDQIADGLRHLAWTEKMLVEGSAGLAQAAWQIDAPNRQGKVSAVILCGANFDQDRIAPVIGSVQ, from the coding sequence ATGACAGCATCCCCCGCCGTACTCGAACAGGCCGCCCTGTCGGTCGCCGCTCACCGCCGGATCAAACGCTGGCTGCCACCGACGCCATGCATCGCGTCGCGGATGTCATTTGACGACGACACCGGCCTTGTCTTCAAAGCCGAGAATTTTCAGCAGACCGGATCGTTCAAGTTTCGTGGCGCATTGTCGAAACTCACGTCCCTATCGACCGAAGTCCCGGCGATCACGGCATCCTCTGGCAACCACGGGCTCGCGCTTGCCACAGCAGCGCAGATGACGGGTCATGATCTGACTGTGGTTTTGCCGGAAACCGTGGCACGGGAAAAACTGTCGAGGATCAAGGCGCTTGGGGTTGAGACGATCCTGCATTCAAACGATTCCGGGCTCGCCGAACAGCACGCACAGGCGTTGGCCAAAGAGCAGGGCAAAATCTATGTCTCCCCTTACAACGATCCTCAGGTGATCGCGGGTCAGGGCACAATTGCGCTGGAATTGCTGGAACAGCTGCCGCGCCTTGATGTTGTCTATGTGTCGATCGGTGGTGGCGGGCTGATTTCGGGAATTGGCAGTGTGCTCAAGGCGTTTTCACCGGGTACCCGCGTTGTCGGCGTCAGTGCAATCAATTCAGCGGCTTTGGCGGCCAGCATCCGTGCGGGCCACATGGTCGAGGTCACACATTCGGACACCCTTGCTGACGGATGCGCTGGCGGCGTGGACCAAGGGTCCATCACGCTGCCTTTGGGGATCAAGGTCATCGACACACTGATTGATTGCTCAGAGGATCAGATCGCGGATGGTCTGCGGCATCTGGCCTGGACCGAGAAAATGCTCGTCGAAGGGTCGGCCGGACTGGCACAGGCCGCGTGGCAGATCGACGCGCCAAACCGCCAAGGCAAAGTAAGTGCGGTAATCCTGTGTGGCGCAAACTTTGACCAAGACCGGATCGCACCTGTCATTGGCTCAGTGCAATGA
- a CDS encoding succinylglutamate desuccinylase/aspartoacylase family protein, translating to MIPLDRPGLTSGYAHFHNSTNKSAWQSVRLPMHCLNGTTGPTTLILGGMHGDEYEGPVAMDALVRAVDPGALVGRLILLPALNLPAVMAGTRLTPDDGLNLNRVFPGDPLGSLTQRIANWLSETLMPMADHIVDLHSGGRTLNFAPSILVPETSSKVSLALAAGMAFGAPFTVLIDEDHAPMSIDAVAEKLDKVIIASELGGAGIVTRHTATLATDGLARMVAALGHLPPKEVPPTSRCVRLPASDAFLICDDDMIFVPAVELGDPVKKGDVLGHGRFIDRVDMGPRTYVAPSDGWVLCFAGQGLSRRGDVIVIVAQEVT from the coding sequence ATGATCCCGCTGGACAGGCCCGGCCTGACATCCGGATATGCGCATTTTCACAATTCGACCAACAAAAGCGCATGGCAGTCGGTGCGGCTGCCGATGCATTGCCTGAACGGGACGACGGGACCGACGACATTGATCCTCGGCGGGATGCACGGCGATGAATATGAAGGACCTGTCGCAATGGACGCTCTGGTGCGCGCCGTCGATCCGGGCGCGCTGGTGGGCCGTCTGATCCTTTTGCCCGCCCTTAACCTGCCTGCCGTGATGGCCGGAACCCGGCTGACCCCGGATGACGGGCTGAACCTGAACCGGGTGTTTCCGGGCGATCCGCTGGGCAGCCTTACCCAACGCATTGCGAATTGGCTAAGCGAGACGTTGATGCCGATGGCTGATCACATCGTTGACCTGCATTCTGGGGGTCGCACATTGAATTTTGCACCCAGCATCCTGGTGCCCGAAACGTCGTCGAAGGTGTCACTGGCACTGGCCGCAGGCATGGCTTTCGGCGCACCCTTCACGGTGCTGATAGACGAAGACCACGCCCCCATGAGCATTGATGCGGTTGCAGAAAAGCTGGATAAAGTCATCATCGCGTCCGAACTTGGGGGCGCGGGCATTGTGACACGTCACACGGCAACCCTTGCGACAGATGGTCTGGCGCGGATGGTTGCGGCACTTGGGCACCTGCCCCCAAAAGAGGTGCCGCCGACATCGCGTTGCGTGCGCCTGCCCGCCTCGGACGCATTTCTGATTTGCGACGATGACATGATTTTTGTGCCCGCGGTCGAATTAGGCGACCCGGTGAAAAAAGGCGATGTTCTGGGGCACGGGCGCTTCATTGACCGCGTTGACATGGGACCTCGCACCTACGTTGCGCCCAGCGATGGCTGGGTGCTTTGCTTTGCCGGACAGGGGCTGTCCCGCAGGGGAGATGTCATCGTGATTGTCGCCCAGGAGGTTACGTAG
- a CDS encoding O-acetylhomoserine aminocarboxypropyltransferase/cysteine synthase family protein: MTNETNYGFDTLQIHAGARPDPATGARQTPIYQTTAYVFRDADHAAALFNLQEVGFIYSRLTNPTVAVLQERIATLEGGVGAVCCSSGHAAQIMALFPLMGPGKNIIASTRLYGGTVTQFSHTIKRFGWSCTFVDFDDLDAVKAAINDDTRAIFGEAIANPGGYIMDVRAIADIADEAGIPLIVDNTTATPFLCRPIDLGATLVVHSTTKYLTGNGTVTGGCVVDSGKFDWSANDKFPSLSQPEPAYHGLKFHETFGNLAYTFHGIAIGLRDLGMTMNPQAAHYTLMGTETLSLRMERHVENAEKIAAWLEKDERVDFVTYAGLKSSPYFERVAKVCPRGAGGLFTFAVKGGYDACVKLVNALEIFSHVANLGDTRSLIIHSASTTHRQLSAEQQEAAGAGPGVVRVSIGTEDADDLIADLDQALSKAAS, from the coding sequence ATGACCAACGAAACCAACTATGGCTTTGACACGCTGCAAATTCACGCGGGCGCGCGGCCCGATCCGGCAACTGGCGCACGGCAAACACCGATTTACCAAACCACGGCTTATGTGTTTCGCGACGCCGATCACGCGGCTGCATTGTTCAATCTGCAAGAAGTTGGTTTCATCTATTCGCGTCTGACCAACCCCACCGTGGCGGTTCTGCAAGAACGTATCGCCACGCTCGAAGGGGGTGTCGGCGCGGTGTGTTGTTCTTCCGGCCATGCCGCCCAAATCATGGCGCTTTTCCCGTTGATGGGTCCGGGCAAGAACATCATCGCCTCCACCCGTCTTTATGGGGGCACTGTCACGCAGTTCAGCCATACGATCAAACGGTTCGGCTGGAGCTGCACGTTTGTCGATTTTGATGATCTTGATGCGGTGAAAGCGGCAATCAATGATGACACCCGCGCGATTTTTGGCGAAGCGATTGCCAACCCCGGCGGGTACATCATGGACGTGCGCGCCATCGCCGACATTGCGGACGAGGCTGGCATTCCCCTGATCGTTGACAACACCACGGCCACGCCATTCTTGTGTCGTCCCATTGATCTGGGGGCCACGCTGGTGGTGCATTCGACAACCAAATATCTGACCGGCAATGGCACCGTAACAGGTGGTTGTGTGGTGGATTCAGGCAAATTCGACTGGTCCGCGAATGACAAGTTCCCCTCGCTCAGCCAACCTGAGCCTGCCTACCATGGCCTGAAGTTCCACGAGACCTTTGGCAATCTGGCCTATACCTTTCACGGCATCGCCATCGGCCTGCGTGATCTGGGCATGACGATGAACCCGCAAGCCGCGCATTATACGCTGATGGGCACAGAAACCCTGTCTTTGCGGATGGAACGCCATGTTGAGAACGCTGAAAAAATCGCAGCGTGGCTCGAAAAGGATGAGCGCGTCGATTTCGTTACCTATGCGGGGCTCAAATCATCCCCCTATTTTGAACGTGTCGCCAAAGTATGCCCGCGTGGTGCCGGTGGTCTGTTCACGTTTGCGGTCAAAGGCGGCTATGACGCCTGCGTGAAACTGGTCAACGCGCTTGAGATTTTCAGCCATGTGGCCAATCTGGGCGACACGCGGTCGCTGATCATTCACTCAGCCTCAACCACGCACCGCCAATTGTCAGCCGAACAACAAGAGGCGGCAGGCGCAGGTCCGGGCGTTGTGCGGGTTTCAATTGGGACCGAGGATGCAGATGACCTGATTGCCGATCTTGATCAGGCGTTGAGCAAAGCCGCAAGCTGA
- a CDS encoding aminotransferase class III-fold pyridoxal phosphate-dependent enzyme, whose amino-acid sequence MTQTSQSLQCSSRSDVPFYMKTDSLQDKHDCIGDVRGIGLFIGVDLVTDRTTKSEATALAIHVKDRMRDKRILLGTEGPKDNILKIRPPLTIQPDDVDMIISTLDHILNERF is encoded by the coding sequence ATCACACAAACGAGCCAGAGCCTCCAATGCTCAAGCCGCTCTGATGTTCCATTTTATATGAAGACGGACAGTTTGCAAGACAAACACGATTGCATCGGTGATGTGCGCGGCATTGGCCTGTTCATCGGCGTTGATCTGGTCACTGACCGGACCACTAAGTCCGAGGCGACCGCCTTGGCCATCCATGTTAAAGACCGCATGCGCGATAAACGCATTTTACTGGGGACCGAAGGGCCAAAGGACAATATCCTGAAAATCCGCCCTCCCCTGACCATTCAACCGGATGATGTGGACATGATCATTTCGACCCTTGATCACATCCTGAACGAGCGATTTTGA
- a CDS encoding FAD-binding protein, protein MNQKSSLIQTLKSVPRVLTSDTFDPTALDGKGTKGLSLPKTHWAQRIDHGPFRAFPVTGGITFTYGGLKVDENGNVVSEKGYPIEGLFASGELVGGVFFAGYPGGSGLTSGAVFGRRAGYGAALSLAG, encoded by the coding sequence ATGAACCAGAAATCCTCCCTTATTCAAACCCTCAAATCTGTCCCGCGGGTGCTGACGTCAGACACTTTCGATCCGACTGCCTTGGACGGCAAAGGCACAAAGGGGCTCTCTCTGCCGAAGACCCACTGGGCCCAGCGAATTGACCATGGCCCATTTCGCGCCTTCCCAGTCACAGGGGGCATCACGTTTACCTATGGAGGACTAAAGGTGGATGAAAACGGCAATGTAGTATCCGAGAAAGGTTACCCCATCGAAGGCCTTTTCGCCTCTGGCGAACTTGTTGGCGGAGTCTTTTTTGCAGGCTACCCTGGTGGTTCCGGATTGACATCCGGTGCCGTGTTTGGCCGCCGTGCTGGTTATGGTGCTGCACTTTCCTTAGCGGGCTAA
- a CDS encoding 2-oxo acid dehydrogenase subunit E2, whose translation MSDIIAPPSVRALAREKGINLEKLAKELGRTSIAREDLEGGKPAAGPVSDTSYWDVDHSQFGPVTEEPMSRFAQVAAANLGAANALIPQVTHHDRADVTVIETLRKDLKTEAQARGVKLTALAFQAKALARALREFPRFNASLSPDGETLTLKDYVHIGIAVDTAHGLMVPVVRNVDRKGLWQIAAEIADLASRAQNRKVGPDEMGGASMTMTNLGGIGGIGFTPIVNPPEVAILGLTRSEVVTVWDSGTPRPVPMVPLDLSYDHRVINGADAARFVTYLAGLIADPRRIMV comes from the coding sequence ATGAGCGACATCATCGCACCACCTTCAGTTCGGGCCCTTGCGCGCGAAAAAGGGATCAACCTGGAAAAGCTTGCTAAGGAATTGGGCCGCACATCCATCGCGCGTGAGGATTTGGAGGGTGGAAAGCCCGCCGCCGGGCCTGTCTCTGACACCTCATATTGGGACGTGGATCACAGCCAGTTCGGCCCTGTCACCGAAGAGCCGATGAGCCGCTTTGCGCAGGTGGCTGCCGCAAACCTCGGGGCCGCCAATGCCCTTATCCCGCAGGTTACACACCATGACCGCGCCGATGTCACAGTCATCGAGACGCTGCGCAAAGATCTGAAAACCGAGGCGCAAGCCCGCGGCGTCAAACTGACCGCACTGGCGTTTCAGGCCAAAGCCCTCGCGCGGGCGCTGCGGGAATTTCCACGGTTTAATGCGTCGCTTTCGCCCGATGGCGAAACGCTGACGCTTAAGGACTACGTTCACATCGGCATCGCGGTTGACACGGCGCATGGCCTGATGGTTCCTGTCGTCCGAAACGTGGACCGCAAGGGCCTGTGGCAGATCGCGGCGGAAATCGCCGATCTCGCCTCTCGCGCGCAAAACCGCAAAGTCGGTCCAGATGAAATGGGCGGCGCGTCGATGACGATGACCAACCTAGGCGGAATCGGCGGCATTGGTTTCACGCCCATCGTGAACCCGCCCGAAGTCGCCATTCTCGGGCTCACGCGCTCGGAAGTCGTCACCGTCTGGGACAGCGGCACGCCGCGTCCCGTTCCCATGGTTCCACTTGATCTGAGCTATGATCACCGCGTCATCAACGGCGCAGATGCGGCACGCTTCGTGACCTACCTTGCGGGTCTGATCGCCGATCCGCGCCGGATCATGGTCTGA
- a CDS encoding NAD-dependent succinate-semialdehyde dehydrogenase, which produces MEYTDLYINGTWTKGTSGERFDVINPATEEVLASVASAEIADADAALDAAEAAMKDWAARTPRQRSEVLRKAWELMTARFDEFAHLITLENGKARADAMGEATYAAEFFRWFAEEAVRADGMITHAPASGARIVVQHKPAGLAVLVTPWNYPAAMGTRKIAPALAAGCGVIIKPASETPLTMLALMPLLEEAGVPAGLVNVLPSRRTGALVDHIMHDPRVRVVSFTGSTGVGRKLLKGAADQVLKPAMELGGNAPVVVFEDANMDTAIEGTMLAKMRNLGEACTAANRIYVHENIAEEFTRRLSAEMSALKVGDGTDPSVDVGPLVNADTRDKVAEFVADAVAKGAKVECGGTLLNGKGFYYPPTVLSNVSEDAECVRDEIFGPVAAIQTFKDHDDVIARANDTEYGLVAYVFSEDFKRALQVCEQLEYGMVGLNRGIVSDPAAPFGGVKQSGLGREGGHEGMLEFMETQYISASW; this is translated from the coding sequence GAAGTTCTCGCCTCTGTGGCCTCTGCTGAAATTGCCGATGCAGACGCAGCGCTGGATGCCGCCGAAGCCGCGATGAAGGACTGGGCCGCACGCACGCCGCGTCAGCGTTCCGAAGTATTGCGCAAGGCATGGGAGCTGATGACCGCAAGGTTTGATGAATTCGCCCATCTCATCACGCTGGAAAACGGCAAGGCCCGCGCCGATGCCATGGGCGAGGCCACCTATGCCGCTGAATTTTTTCGCTGGTTCGCCGAAGAGGCTGTGCGTGCCGACGGGATGATCACCCATGCCCCCGCGTCAGGCGCGCGCATCGTGGTGCAGCACAAACCTGCAGGGCTTGCCGTGCTGGTCACGCCTTGGAACTATCCGGCCGCCATGGGCACGCGCAAGATTGCCCCGGCCTTGGCGGCTGGGTGTGGTGTGATCATAAAACCCGCCTCCGAAACGCCGCTGACGATGCTGGCCTTGATGCCATTGTTGGAAGAGGCTGGCGTGCCTGCCGGGCTTGTCAATGTCCTGCCGTCGCGGCGCACTGGCGCTTTGGTCGATCATATCATGCATGATCCGCGCGTTCGTGTCGTCAGCTTTACCGGCTCAACAGGGGTTGGTCGAAAGCTGTTGAAAGGTGCCGCCGACCAAGTGTTGAAACCTGCGATGGAACTGGGCGGCAATGCCCCCGTTGTCGTCTTCGAGGATGCCAACATGGATACGGCCATCGAAGGTACGATGTTGGCAAAGATGCGCAACCTCGGCGAAGCTTGCACGGCCGCCAACCGCATCTATGTGCATGAAAACATCGCCGAAGAGTTCACCCGCCGCCTGAGCGCCGAGATGTCCGCGCTCAAAGTGGGCGACGGTACGGACCCGAGCGTCGATGTCGGCCCGCTGGTCAATGCAGATACCCGCGACAAGGTCGCCGAGTTCGTGGCAGACGCTGTCGCCAAGGGCGCTAAAGTCGAGTGTGGTGGGACCTTGCTGAACGGCAAGGGCTTTTACTATCCGCCGACAGTTCTCTCGAATGTATCCGAGGATGCCGAATGCGTCCGCGACGAGATCTTCGGCCCTGTCGCAGCAATCCAGACCTTCAAAGATCACGATGACGTCATCGCGCGTGCCAACGACACCGAATACGGCCTTGTCGCCTATGTCTTTTCTGAGGATTTCAAACGGGCGCTTCAGGTCTGTGAACAACTAGAATACGGCATGGTCGGCTTGAACCGCGGAATTGTGTCGGACCCCGCCGCACCATTTGGGGGCGTTAAGCAATCTGGTCTTGGCCGCGAAGGTGGGCATGAAGGCATGCTTGAATTCATGGAAACCCAATACATTTCGGCCAGTTGGTAA
- a CDS encoding ornithine cyclodeaminase family protein (cyclodeaminase) yields MLDLDKKQIMALFDFDAAAKRIKKAYVASAQGEVQTGDVVHLAFPEAQGDCHVKSGHIAGTDTYVIKIASGFYDNPSKGLPSSNGMMLAFSATTGEPRAILRDEGWLTDMRTGIGGALATRALARADATEVLIIGAGIQARLQAMCLAKLMPERALNFHIWGRNAAAAEALTADLTAAGHSSQVALDLNKAVGTADIIITTTTSTAPLFADGLVRKGTHVTAIGADCPGKQELPTDLVATASLRVCDMARQSLNHGEFQTASRANAALEVTELGHILSGSQAGRMSQDDITIVDLTGIAAQDIAMTQAIIDAAASDPSE; encoded by the coding sequence ATGCTCGACCTTGATAAAAAGCAGATCATGGCGTTGTTCGATTTTGACGCCGCCGCAAAGCGCATCAAAAAAGCCTATGTCGCGTCTGCCCAAGGCGAGGTGCAGACAGGCGATGTCGTGCACCTGGCCTTTCCAGAGGCGCAGGGTGATTGCCATGTTAAATCAGGTCATATCGCGGGCACCGATACCTATGTGATCAAAATCGCGTCCGGGTTTTATGACAATCCATCCAAAGGGTTGCCGTCATCGAACGGCATGATGCTGGCTTTTTCCGCGACAACGGGTGAACCCCGCGCGATATTGCGGGACGAAGGCTGGTTGACGGATATGCGCACGGGTATCGGGGGCGCATTGGCGACCCGCGCCTTGGCCCGCGCAGATGCGACTGAGGTGTTGATCATCGGCGCAGGCATACAGGCAAGGCTTCAGGCGATGTGCCTTGCAAAACTGATGCCAGAGCGGGCGTTGAATTTCCACATCTGGGGGCGCAATGCCGCAGCCGCCGAGGCGCTCACCGCTGATTTGACTGCCGCAGGCCACAGCAGTCAGGTGGCACTCGACCTGAATAAGGCAGTTGGCACCGCCGACATCATCATCACCACGACGACTTCCACCGCCCCCCTGTTTGCAGATGGATTGGTGCGCAAAGGCACCCATGTCACCGCAATCGGGGCCGACTGTCCAGGAAAACAGGAACTGCCGACAGATCTGGTTGCCACTGCGTCCTTGCGTGTCTGTGACATGGCCCGCCAGTCCCTGAACCACGGTGAATTCCAAACCGCCAGCCGCGCAAATGCGGCGTTAGAGGTCACAGAGTTGGGCCATATCCTCTCAGGTTCTCAGGCCGGACGCATGTCGCAGGATGACATCACCATCGTTGACCTTACCGGGATCGCAGCCCAGGACATCGCCATGACCCAAGCCATCATTGACGCCGCCGCGTCCGACCCTTCAGAATAA
- a CDS encoding IS3 family transposase (programmed frameshift) → MTKKAQTSKDAADKVVKNIRRKTRQTYSAEEKIRIVLAGLRGEESISVLCRREGIAESLYYSWSKEFLEAGKRRLSGDTARQATSPEVKDLRSESLALKECVADLTLENRLLKKKHDRGWGVRGMRYPASEKLEIIRTVEGSHLPVKQTLDMLGIPRTTFYRWYDLYVDGGLDGLADRSPRPRSVWNRIPDARRGDLIEFALEHEELTTRELAVKYTDEKRYFISESSAYRILKAADLITAPDYVVIKAADEFKDKTTAINEMWQTDFTYFKIIGWGWYYLSTILDDYSRYIIAWKLCTNMRAEDVTDTIELALTASGCDQAVVRHKPRLLSDNGSCYISGDLTKWLEDQKMTHVRGAPFHPQTQGKIERWHQTMKNRVLLENYYLPGDLERQIGAFVEYYNNQRYHESLNNVTPADVYFGRDKAILRERKKIKKQTIQQRRLQHQKQAA, encoded by the exons ATGACGAAGAAAGCCCAGACGTCCAAAGACGCTGCCGACAAGGTAGTTAAGAACATCCGCCGTAAGACCCGGCAGACATATTCAGCTGAAGAGAAGATCCGCATTGTATTGGCAGGCTTGCGCGGCGAGGAAAGCATCTCGGTGCTGTGTCGCCGCGAAGGTATCGCTGAGAGCCTTTATTACAGCTGGTCGAAGGAATTTCTCGAAGCTGGCAAGCGCCGGTTATCTGGCGACACGGCACGGCAGGCCACATCGCCTGAGGTAAAGGATTTGCGTTCTGAGTCCTTGGCCCTGAAAGAATGCGTTGCCGATCTGACCCTTGAGAACCGTCTGCTCA AAAAAAAGCATGACAGGGGCTGGGGAGTTCGAGGAATGAGATACCCTGCGTCTGAGAAACTGGAGATCATCCGCACCGTTGAGGGATCGCATCTGCCAGTCAAGCAGACCCTCGACATGCTGGGCATCCCACGCACGACATTCTATCGATGGTACGATCTCTATGTCGACGGCGGCCTGGATGGACTGGCTGACAGATCTCCACGCCCAAGATCGGTCTGGAACCGCATCCCGGATGCCCGCCGTGGCGACCTGATTGAGTTTGCGCTGGAACATGAAGAGCTGACCACCCGGGAACTGGCCGTCAAATACACGGATGAGAAGCGGTATTTTATATCTGAATCGTCAGCTTATCGCATTCTCAAAGCTGCTGATCTCATCACCGCACCGGATTACGTGGTGATCAAAGCGGCCGATGAGTTCAAAGATAAGACAACGGCCATCAACGAGATGTGGCAGACCGACTTCACCTACTTCAAGATCATTGGCTGGGGTTGGTATTATCTCAGCACGATCCTGGACGATTACAGCCGCTACATCATCGCCTGGAAGCTCTGCACAAATATGCGGGCCGAAGATGTGACAGACACGATTGAACTGGCTCTGACAGCATCAGGCTGCGACCAGGCTGTTGTGCGGCACAAGCCACGTCTGCTTAGCGACAACGGCTCATGCTACATCTCAGGCGATCTGACCAAGTGGTTGGAGGATCAAAAAATGACGCATGTCCGCGGCGCGCCATTCCACCCGCAGACCCAAGGCAAGATCGAACGCTGGCACCAGACCATGAAGAACAGGGTTCTGCTGGAGAACTACTACCTACCCGGTGATCTCGAACGCCAAATCGGGGCCTTCGTCGAATACTACAACAACCAGCGTTACCACGAGAGCCTGAACAACGTCACACCCGCAGACGTCTACTTCGGTCGCGACAAAGCCATTCTCAGGGAAAGGAAGAAGATCAAGAAACAGACAATCCAACAACGTCGCTTGCAACATCAAAAACAAGCAGCATAA